Part of the Tepiditoga spiralis genome, TCAGTACCAGTTATAATTGAAGATAATTCTGCCATTTCTTTAAAACTTTTAAAATAAATATCAGAACTCATATTAATAAGGCCCCCTGTTTTCAAAAATTCAATTATATTTTACCACAATTTCTTTATGAATTTTACGCTTTTTTTCGTTTTTTTCAACAAAAATTTTTTTATTTGTATTTGGATCTTTTTCAGTATAATACATTGTTGTTGATTTTGTTGATGGAGTTGGAGTGAAAATTTGTACTTGATTTGGAGTAAATCCAAAACTTTTATTTAATCTTTTTTTTAAGTATTTTTCATCTTCTAAAGTACTTCCTGGATGAGCTGCTATTATGTAAGCCGAAAAAAATTGTTTTTTTCCAGATTCTTTATTTAATTTTTTAAATGTTTCTATAAACTTTTCTGTTATTGAAAAATCCGGTTTATTCATTAAGTTTAAAACTTTTTTTGATGCGTGTTCTGGAGCTATTTTCATTCTTCCAGAAATATGATGATTAATTAATTCTTTTAAAAAATCCATACCATAAATTTTATCTTCAAAAATTAAATCTAACCGGATCCCAGAGGCCACAAAAATTTTTTTTATTCCTTTAATTTTTCTGGCTTTTTTTAATAATTCAATATACTTTGAATGATTAGGTTTTAATAGATTACAAGTTTTAATCCCTATACATCTTTTATTTTTACAAGCTCCATGTTCAATTTTTTTTGAACAATCATGTCCATACATATTTGCAGTTGGACCACCTATATCTGAAATAATACCATTAAAAGAAGAATCAGCTGTCATTTTTTTTATTTCATTTAAAATAGATTCAATGCTTCTACTCTGTATAGTTCTTCCTTGATGAAGCGTTATAGCACAAAAACTACATTCTCCATAACAACCTCTGTGAGAAGTTATAGATGTTTTAACAGTATCCAAGGCTTTAACATAACCCATTTTTTTATAGTATGGATGAACTTTTTTTGTATAAGGCAAATCATAAATCATATCCATTTCTTTAGTTGTTAAATATTTTTGTGGTGGATTTTGTATAACAAATCTATTATCATGTTTTTGTATTAATCCATCAGAGTTAAGAGGATCATTTTCATTTTGAAAAATTTTAAACATTTCCATATACTTTTCTTTAGAATTTGAAACTTCTTCAAAAGAAGGTAATGATTTATATTTAAAGTTATTTTTAGGTAACTTTGATTTCCAAAAAACTACACCACGTAATTTTTTGCAATCATCTATGTTTCCTCCATTTTTGAAAATATCAGCTACTTGTAATATAGTTTTTTCTCCCATACCATAAACTAAAAGATCTGCTTTTGAATCTAAAAGAAATGATTTTTTTACTTTATTTTGCCACCAGTCATAATGAGAAATTCTTCTTAAACTTGCTTCTATTCCACCTAGAATAACAGGTATTCCTTTGAAATTTTGTTTTATTAAATTAGAATAAACTATAGTTGCTCTATCTGGTCTTTTACCAAAATCAGCATTTGGAGTATACTCATCAGTTTTTCTTTTTCTCCTTGAAGCAGTATAGTTAGCAACCATTGAATCCATATTTCCTGAAGTAACACCAAAAAAATACTTAGGTTCCCCAAGTCTAGTTATATCTTTTGATGTTTTCCAATCTGGTTGACAAATAATTCCTACTTTTAAATTAGCAATATCTTTTAAAACACGAGCTATTATAGCAGTTCCAAAGGAAGGATGATCTACAAAAGCATCGCCACTAACTAAAATCACGTCTAATTGTTTAATTCCTAATTTATTCATTTCTTCACGTGTTGTCGGTATATCAAACATCTTATAACTCCTTTAGTTTTTTCTTTTATTATACATTAAAAAAGTTATTTGTTCATTAAGAAATTAATTAGTTTAATGTTTAAATTAGTTTAAACCAATGGATCTAATATTATTAATTTTTATTTAATAAAAAACCTATGGTATAATAAAAATTAGAGGTGATAAAAATGAAAAAACTACCAATAGGAGTACAAGACTACAAAGAATTAATAACAGATTATATATACATAGATAAAACAAAATATTTACATGAATTAATAACAAGTGGAAAATTTTATTTTTTATCTCGTCCAAGAAGATTTGGAAAGAGTTTAACGATATCAACGCTGTATTATTTGTTTAAAGGAGAAAAAGACTTATTTAAAGGAACATACATATACGACAAATGGGAGTTCAAAGAGTATCCAGTAATAAGGATAAGTTTATTGGATACAACAAATGATACAGAAGAAGAATTAAAAGATGGATTATTAAGAATAATAAAAAGAGAAGCAAAAAAATATGGAATAAATATAGAGAGCGACCATTATAAATATGCTTTTGATGAATTAATATTTGAACTATCAAGAAAAGAAAGAGTAGTAATATTAGTAGATGAATATGAAAAACCAATATTAGACAATATAAACAACAAAGAAAAAGCAGAAAGATATAGAGAAATATTGAGGAATTTTTATGTTAGTATAAAATCAAATGATGAATACATAAAGTTTGTATTCATGACAGGAATAACAAAGTTCACAAAAACAGGAGTATTTTCAGCATTGAACAACTTAAATGATATATCGTTGAATAAAAAATACGCACAGATGTTGGGGTACACACAAGAAGAGTTGGAAAGTAACTTTAAAGAGCATATAAAAGAAACAGCAATTGAAATGAAGATGGAAGAAAAAGAATTATTAAAAAACTTAAAGATGTACTACAATGGATTTTCATTTGATGGAGAGAATTCTGTATACAATCCATTTTCAATATTAAGATTTTTTAATGAAAGAAAGTTTCAAAACTATTGGTTTGAAAGTGGATCGCCATCATTTTTATATGAATACATAAAAGGAAAGAAGATAAGATACGAAGACTTAGTGAAGTATCCAGTGAGTGAATTAGACTTTTCAACCCGAGAAATAGAAGAAGCAAATGCAAGCATATTCTTTACACAAGCAGGATACTTGACCTTTAAAGGAATAAAAAGATTAGGATTGAGGGAAAAGTATATATTAGACTATCCAAACATAGAAGTAAAGAACAGCTTTTCAAAGATAATATTAGAAGCAAACTATGGAATAAGAGAAACAGAACAAATAGAAACCACAATATATGAAAGAATATATGAAAAAGACATAGAAGGAATAATAAAAGAAATAAAAAGAATAATAAGTGCAATACCATACAACTTGCACAAAAAAGAAGAAAGCTACTATCACTCATTGATATACACAATACTTGCATCAGCGGGACTGAACGTAACAGCAGAAGAATTAACGAACTTAGGAAGAAGCGATATAGTAATAGAGGAAGACACTATATACATAATGGAAATAAAGATAGACAAAAGTGCAGAAAAAGCTTTAAATCAAATAAAAGAAATGAAGTACTATGAAAAGTACAAAGAGAAAGAAATTTACATAATAGGAATAAACATAAACTCAGAAAAAAGAAACATAGACGAATACAAAATAGAAAAAATATAATCCCAGCGGGTGCTGGGATTATATTTTTATAAAAACTCATATTTTCTAAAAAACGTATTTCGTTCATGAAAAAATATTAAAAATTTAAAACTCACTATACTTGGAACTAATAACGCTCAAACAGTTGAATTTTCTTAACATATTTCCCCATTCTCTCGATGGTTTTTATAACGAAAATTCTCACAAGGCTCACTTATTCATTTTTTTCACTATTTCCTTTTAAATTTAAATATTTTTGTAATATTCACGCATTTTGTGAGTAAAAAAAATATATAAAATTAAAAATTTTAATAAAATACAATAGATTAAAGATAAAATCAAAGTAAAAAAACACTCAAATTTTTGATATTAATATTTCATCAATAATAAAAAATCAAATCAGAATATTTATAAAAAATAAATTTTTGATAGAATTTCACAAACTTTTATAATGAAAATTATTAATAATAACATTATAAAAAATATAAAATCTAAATTCACAAAGATTAACAGTTAATATGAAATTAATAACATAAAAAAATAAAATAAATGATATAAATTAATCAAAATTATATTATATTCAGGTAAAAATATTAATTAGTACACTAAAAATAGTTGATTTTTTTTTTTTTTTTGCTATAATATTTATGTAATTAAAGAGAATTGATTAATTAATTGATTAAATTAAAATAAAAATTATAATATTAAAATATTTGTGCGCACAAATAAAAATACAAATTAGAGGAGGAACAAAAGTGAAAAAGAGTTTTGTAGTACTTATGTTAGTTTTAATGACGTTTTCTGTTTTTGCCGTATCACCTAAAAGAGATCAAAGTATTCATGCTTCAAACCCAGTTATAAATAGTGGTTTATTTAATGAAAAATTAAATACTCCCAAAATGCCTACAAATATTATTGTAAATTCTTTAGAAAAAAACTCAATTAATAAAGTAGGAGAAATAGGTCAAACAACAGGTATGGGAAGATTGATGGTAGTAGCTTGGAGAATAGGTAAAAAAGGAGTTGTTGGAACAGTAAAATAGGTTTGGAAAAATGGTAAAAAAATAAAAGAATTAGTTAAGGAAGTTGTAGATGTAATTGATTATGGGGTTAAAACAGTTAGAAGTTTATCAGAAGCTCGTCAAATTGCTGAAAGTTCTGCTAATAGTAAGCTTCAATCATATGGAAAAGTATATAGTTCACATACAACATATTATAGTTCAAGTGTTCGTCAATATTTAACTCAAAAAGTTATTGCTCAACCAAATAAATAATACTTTTAAGAGACACAACTTGTGTCTCTTATTAATATAAATGAATAAAAATGGAGGAGTAAAATAAAAATGAATGTGAGAAAGTTTGAAAATATTAAAGCTCGAGAGTTTTTATCAATGTATATAGTAACAACTGGTTTGAATCATTTATATTTTTATAGGAAAAGTTTGAAAGAAGAAATTTTTTTCCTGATAATTTCTCAAATGTTAATTTTAATGTGGTTTCTTTATAAAATTAAGAAAAATAAAATTTATATAAAAAATTTTTTTAAAACAAATGGTAAAAAGTATAAAAAAAAAGATACAATAAAGTTTGTTACAGCAACTTCATTTATTTGGATAGTATACCTTACTGTGTTTATGTTGATAGCCCTAATGTATATTATGATAACAGGGAATGATATACATTTTCCAAATGACATACACTTTACAAATAAAGTTGAACCTAATATTTTAAATAGTGGTCTCTTAAATTTAATATATACAATTGCTCAATCCTTAATTATATCCCCTATATTGGAAGAGTTTATATTTAGAGGAATAATGATAAATCGATTTTCATTAAAGTGGAATGTAAAAAAAGCTGTAATTATTTCATCGATTATATTTGGATTAATACATGTAAATAAGATTAATATTATTACTGCTACTATATATGGGCTAATTATTGGAATAGTGTATGTTAATACAAAGAGTCTTAAACTACCAATGTTAATTCATTTTTTTGTTAATTTTATTACACTTATTATTGATTTTATACCAGATGATACATCAATTGAGGATATAACTATTTTTAAAAGTGATATAATATTTATACTTTTAATTGTTGTTCCAATAAGCATTTATATTTTAAAAACAATAATAAAGTTTTTAAAGAATAATTCTTTATCAAAAGTAAAAAATGTACCTCTTGAAATGGAAGAATTTGATTATGAATTAAATCAATAAGAAGGATAAAAAATAGTAGTTGAAAAAAAGGAATCTCCCGGTAAAATAAAAGTGTAGAGAGAAAACTAAAAATATTAAAAAAAGAAAAAGTCTCTTACAATGATTTTTTATTAATTTCTTAGGTATTGGAGCTTTTTGAATGTGTAAATCATTAAAATAGTATCAAATTTATTTATTTCAAAAATGATATATATCTTTCTAAAATTTCTACATTTACATTAAAAAAACTTATTTGTTAACCTTGTATGGTAAAATAACAAAAACTAACGAAATTGGAGGGATTATTATGAGATTTTCAAAGCTCTACGCACCAACCCTCAAAGAAGTACCTTCAGATGCAGATATAAAAAGCATGGAACTTCTTATTAGGGGAGGATTTATTAGAAAAGTAGCTTCAGGAGTATATTCTTATCTTCCTCTTGGATGGAAAGTAATAAGAAAAATAGAAAATATAGTTAGAGAAGAAGTTAATGCAATAGGTGCACAAGAAATGTTAATGCCTGTTGTTCAACCAGCTGAACTTTGGAAACAAACTGGTAGATGGGATGATTATGGACCAGAAATGATGAAATTAACAGATAGACACAATAGAAGTTTTACACTTGGTCCAACACATGAAGAAATGATAACACACATAGTAAAGAATGAACTCATTTCTTATAAACAACTTCCTACTACTTTGTATCAAATAGCAACAAAGTATAGAGATGAAATAAGACCAAGATTTGGTGTTTTAAGAGCAAGAGAATTTATTATGAAAGATGCTTATTCATTTCATACAAGCGAAGAATCTTTAGATGAAACTTACAATGATTTTTATAAAGCATATGAAAAAATTTTAAATAGAATGGATGTTGAATTTGTTGCAGTTGAAGCTGATACAGGGGCAATTGGAGGTAGTAATTCTCATGAATTTCAAGTTTTAGCAGAATCTGGGGAAAGTACTATCTTTTATTGTTCAGAATGTGGATATTATGCAACAGATGAAAAAGCAGAGTCTGGAACAAAGTTTGAAAAAACAATTGAAGAAATGAAAGATTTAAAGATTGTAGACACACCAAATCAAAAAACAATTGAAGAAATTTCAAAGTTTTTAAATACAACTCCTCAAAATACAATAAAATCTATTTTATTAAAAGGTAAAGAAGGTTGGGTTCTTGCTCTAATAAGAGGTGACTATGAAATAAATTTATCAAAAATAAGAACCGTTGCAAATGATCAAACATTAGATTTAGGAGAACCAGGAGAAATTTGGAATAAATTTAATGTTGAGATAGGCTTTATTGGTCCTATTGGCATAAAAGATGTAAAAATAATTGCAGATTACAGTATAAAAACCATAAACAATGGAGTAACAGGAGCACTTGAACAAGATAAACATTATATAAATGTTAATGAAGGAAGAGATTTTAATGTTGATATTTATTCAGATATTAGAATAATATCTGAAAATGAACCTTGTCCAAAGTGTGGTGCTTCATTAAAGTCTAAAAAAGGTATAGAAGTTGGACAAGTTTTTAAACTTGGAACTAAATACTCTGAAAAGATGAATGGAGTATATGCTGATGAAAATGGAAGACCAAAACCATACATAATGGGATGTTATGGTTGGGGAATTTCAAGAACCCTTGGTGCAATAGTTGAACAACTGCATGATGAAAATGGAATAAAATGGCCAAAGGCTATTGCACCATTTGAAGTAATAGTTATAAATGCAGCAAAAACTCCTGAAGCTTTACAAAAGTCCGAAGAAATTTACAATGAACTGTTAAAAAAAGGATATGATGCTGCACTTGATGATAGAAAAGTATCTCCAGGTTTTAAATTTAAGGATAGCGATTTAATGGGAATTCCTTTAAAAATTGTTGTTGGTCGTTCTTTTAAAGAAGGAAACGTTGAATTAAAATTAAGAAATGAAAAAGATGGAGAAATATTAAAAGCTGATACAGAAAGTATTTTAGAAAAGGTTGAAGAAAAATTAAACAATTATAAACCAATAAAAAAATAATCCCGTTAGGGATTATTTTTTTATTTCAGAGAGGTTTTTGGGTTATTTGTTGTTTTGTTGTCAAGATAATTATACTTTATTATTTTTTTGTATTAGTATGAATAAAGTACAAAAAATATGTTACTTTAGTAACTATTATTAAACTCCTTTTGCTATAAATTCAAATTGTGACATATACAAATTATAATAATAACCTCTTTTTTCAATTAATTCATCGTGTGTTCCGGATTCAACTATCTTTCCTTTATCTATATACATTATTCTATCAGCATCTCTAATTGTTGAAAGTCTATGAGCAATTACAAATGA contains:
- a CDS encoding CPBP family intramembrane glutamic endopeptidase, whose protein sequence is MNVRKFENIKAREFLSMYIVTTGLNHLYFYRKSLKEEIFFLIISQMLILMWFLYKIKKNKIYIKNFFKTNGKKYKKKDTIKFVTATSFIWIVYLTVFMLIALMYIMITGNDIHFPNDIHFTNKVEPNILNSGLLNLIYTIAQSLIISPILEEFIFRGIMINRFSLKWNVKKAVIISSIIFGLIHVNKINIITATIYGLIIGIVYVNTKSLKLPMLIHFFVNFITLIIDFIPDDTSIEDITIFKSDIIFILLIVVPISIYILKTIIKFLKNNSLSKVKNVPLEMEEFDYELNQ
- a CDS encoding YgiQ family radical SAM protein — protein: MFDIPTTREEMNKLGIKQLDVILVSGDAFVDHPSFGTAIIARVLKDIANLKVGIICQPDWKTSKDITRLGEPKYFFGVTSGNMDSMVANYTASRRKRKTDEYTPNADFGKRPDRATIVYSNLIKQNFKGIPVILGGIEASLRRISHYDWWQNKVKKSFLLDSKADLLVYGMGEKTILQVADIFKNGGNIDDCKKLRGVVFWKSKLPKNNFKYKSLPSFEEVSNSKEKYMEMFKIFQNENDPLNSDGLIQKHDNRFVIQNPPQKYLTTKEMDMIYDLPYTKKVHPYYKKMGYVKALDTVKTSITSHRGCYGECSFCAITLHQGRTIQSRSIESILNEIKKMTADSSFNGIISDIGGPTANMYGHDCSKKIEHGACKNKRCIGIKTCNLLKPNHSKYIELLKKARKIKGIKKIFVASGIRLDLIFEDKIYGMDFLKELINHHISGRMKIAPEHASKKVLNLMNKPDFSITEKFIETFKKLNKESGKKQFFSAYIIAAHPGSTLEDEKYLKKRLNKSFGFTPNQVQIFTPTPSTKSTTMYYTEKDPNTNKKIFVEKNEKKRKIHKEIVVKYN
- a CDS encoding proline--tRNA ligase, with amino-acid sequence MRFSKLYAPTLKEVPSDADIKSMELLIRGGFIRKVASGVYSYLPLGWKVIRKIENIVREEVNAIGAQEMLMPVVQPAELWKQTGRWDDYGPEMMKLTDRHNRSFTLGPTHEEMITHIVKNELISYKQLPTTLYQIATKYRDEIRPRFGVLRAREFIMKDAYSFHTSEESLDETYNDFYKAYEKILNRMDVEFVAVEADTGAIGGSNSHEFQVLAESGESTIFYCSECGYYATDEKAESGTKFEKTIEEMKDLKIVDTPNQKTIEEISKFLNTTPQNTIKSILLKGKEGWVLALIRGDYEINLSKIRTVANDQTLDLGEPGEIWNKFNVEIGFIGPIGIKDVKIIADYSIKTINNGVTGALEQDKHYINVNEGRDFNVDIYSDIRIISENEPCPKCGASLKSKKGIEVGQVFKLGTKYSEKMNGVYADENGRPKPYIMGCYGWGISRTLGAIVEQLHDENGIKWPKAIAPFEVIVINAAKTPEALQKSEEIYNELLKKGYDAALDDRKVSPGFKFKDSDLMGIPLKIVVGRSFKEGNVELKLRNEKDGEILKADTESILEKVEEKLNNYKPIKK
- a CDS encoding ATP-binding protein, which encodes MKKLPIGVQDYKELITDYIYIDKTKYLHELITSGKFYFLSRPRRFGKSLTISTLYYLFKGEKDLFKGTYIYDKWEFKEYPVIRISLLDTTNDTEEELKDGLLRIIKREAKKYGINIESDHYKYAFDELIFELSRKERVVILVDEYEKPILDNINNKEKAERYREILRNFYVSIKSNDEYIKFVFMTGITKFTKTGVFSALNNLNDISLNKKYAQMLGYTQEELESNFKEHIKETAIEMKMEEKELLKNLKMYYNGFSFDGENSVYNPFSILRFFNERKFQNYWFESGSPSFLYEYIKGKKIRYEDLVKYPVSELDFSTREIEEANASIFFTQAGYLTFKGIKRLGLREKYILDYPNIEVKNSFSKIILEANYGIRETEQIETTIYERIYEKDIEGIIKEIKRIISAIPYNLHKKEESYYHSLIYTILASAGLNVTAEELTNLGRSDIVIEEDTIYIMEIKIDKSAEKALNQIKEMKYYEKYKEKEIYIIGININSEKRNIDEYKIEKI